Genomic window (Elusimicrobiota bacterium):
ACTTCCGCAAGGGACTGAGATGGTAATGCCCGGAGACAACACGAATATGGAAGTAGAGTTGATAACGCCGATAGCAATGGACAAACAGCTGAGGTTTGCAATACGAGAAGGTGGACATACCGTTGGTTCTGGGGTTGTGACAGAGATCATAGAGTAACAGCTGCCCAAGGCAGCCCGCCTAGGGCGGGAAATTATTGAATAAAAGCGTGTAAAAGTTAAAAAGTTAAGAAAGTTAGGAAAGTTAAAGATCTTTCATAACATTTACACTTTCAAAACTTTATAAACGTTGTTTAGAGGAAAAAGAATGGCGACAGCGGAAAAAGCAGTAGCAGCACAGCGGTTAAGAATCAAGCTTCGTTCGTACGACCACAAGATGTTGGACGATTCGTTGGCTAAAATTGTTGAAACTGCGCGGCGTACAGGCGCAAGTGTTACGGGCCCCGTACTTTTGCCTACGGCAATAAAGAAATATACGGTGAACCGCGCAACACATGCAGACAAAAAATCGCGAGAGCAGTTTGAAATGAGAGTGCATAAGCGTCTAGTGGACATAGTAGAACCGTCGCAAAAGACGGTTGAAGAGCTTATGAAGCTGGATTTGCCGGCGGGTGTTGACATAGAAATTAAGATGTAGGAATATTGCCCCCCATTGATTTACTTCGTAAATCAAACCATGGGGGCTCCGCCTTGGGCGGAAAATTAAAATGTAACCATTGATTACACAGATTAAAAAAGATTACACAGATAGGAGCTTTGAAATCTGTGTAATCAGATGTTAGAAATCAGTGTAATCATTCCGAACGGAGTGAGGAAGTAAATGTTGAAATCAATTATTGGAACAAAAATGGGGATGACACAGCTTTTTGATAAATCAGGGAATATAGTACCTGTGACCGTTGTGTCTGCCGGCCCATGTATAGTAACTGAAATCAGAACAAAAGAAAAAGACGGATATTCGGCTGTGCAATTAGGTTACGGCGATGTTTTGGAAAAAAGTCTTTCAAAACCGATAATCGGCCAATTTAAAAAACGTAATTTAGCTTTAAAAAAACATCTTTATGAATTTAGAACTGAAGAAGTAGCTGATTTAAAAGTAGGGCAAGAAATCAAAACAGATGTTTTTCAAGAGGCCGATTTTGTTGATGTTTCAGGGGTAAGTAAAGGCAGAGGATATGCCGGCGTTGTAAAACGGTATGGTTTCCGTGGCGGGCCGAGTACACACGGCCAATCTGATCGTCAAAGAGCTCCGGGAGCAAGCGGCGCGGGCGGAAATCAAAGGGTGCTTAAAGGAACAAAAAAACCCGGGCATTTGGGCGATGGATTGATTACAATACAACGCCTGCAAATTATCGGCATTGATCCTGAAAAAAATATTCTTTTAGTAAAGGGAGCGCTTCCCGGAACCGTAAAGGGAACTTTAATAATAAACAAGACAGTGAAAAAAGTCAAAGCGCGCAGTGCGGAGACGGCGCAAAAAACTAAGAAAAAATTTACGGCTCCGTCAAAAGCAGCAAAGGCGAATAAATAAAGGAATAATATGGATATAACGCTTTATA
Coding sequences:
- the rplC gene encoding 50S ribosomal protein L3, yielding MKSIIGTKMGMTQLFDKSGNIVPVTVVSAGPCIVTEIRTKEKDGYSAVQLGYGDVLEKSLSKPIIGQFKKRNLALKKHLYEFRTEEVADLKVGQEIKTDVFQEADFVDVSGVSKGRGYAGVVKRYGFRGGPSTHGQSDRQRAPGASGAGGNQRVLKGTKKPGHLGDGLITIQRLQIIGIDPEKNILLVKGALPGTVKGTLIINKTVKKVKARSAETAQKTKKKFTAPSKAAKANK
- the tuf gene encoding elongation factor Tu (EF-Tu; promotes GTP-dependent binding of aminoacyl-tRNA to the A-site of ribosomes during protein biosynthesis; when the tRNA anticodon matches the mRNA codon, GTP hydrolysis results; the inactive EF-Tu-GDP leaves the ribosome and release of GDP is promoted by elongation factor Ts; many prokaryotes have two copies of the gene encoding EF-Tu), which gives rise to LPQGTEMVMPGDNTNMEVELITPIAMDKQLRFAIREGGHTVGSGVVTEIIE
- the rpsJ gene encoding 30S ribosomal protein S10, producing MATAEKAVAAQRLRIKLRSYDHKMLDDSLAKIVETARRTGASVTGPVLLPTAIKKYTVNRATHADKKSREQFEMRVHKRLVDIVEPSQKTVEELMKLDLPAGVDIEIKM